ACAACACCCGTTTCACCCGCCGCTTTCAAGTGGTCCATCGTACGCGCAACATCACTTTGTGCCACAACCACAACGAGGCCAATGCCAAGGTTGAATGCCTGTCGCATATCGTCTTCAGGCACATTGCCATGTTGTTGAATCAGCTTGAAGAGCGCCGGCACTTCCCAGGCATCATAATTATAAGTGGCCTGGAGTCCGTCTGGTATGATGCGCGCTGTGTTACCCGGGATGCCCCCGCCCGTAATGTGAGCAAGGCCGTTTACAAGGCCCGCAGTTGCAAGTGATTGGATAATATCCAGATAAGAGCGATGTATGGCCAGCAGGGCATCGCCTACGGAAACACCACCCAACTCGGTAGGCTTGTCGTGTACGTCGTAGGCATTAAAAAGCACTTTGCGGGCCAGAGAATACCCATTTGTATGTAGCCCGGTTGACGGCAACCCAATGAGCACATCGCCTTCCTTAACGTTGCTGCCATCTATAATCTGACTTTTTTCTACAACCCCAACCACAGTGCCGGCCAGGTCGTATTCGCCGGCAGCATACAGGTCAGGCATTTCAGCTGTTTCTCCACCAATCAGCGCACATCCGTTTTCTTTGCAGGCTTTGGCAAATCCTTCGATTAGCGAAACGGCAGTGCCAGCTGACAGTTTGCCTGTGGAAAAGTAATCCAGGAAGAAAAGCGGCTTCGCGCCGCACACTGCGATATCGTTTACACAGTGGTTAACCAGATCCTGACCAACCGTATTGTGGCGATCCATCAGGAAAGCCACCTTGAGCTTTGTCCCCACGCCATCTACAGATGAAACCAGTACAGGCTCGTCGTAGCTGTCTTTATCGAGTTTAAAAAAGCCGCCAAAAGCCCCGATGTCGGTGAGTACACCAGGGGTAAATGTTTGCCGAACTAGTGGTTTTATCCGTTTAACCGCCTCTTCCCCTTCCTCAATATCCACGCCGGCATCACGATAGGTAGTCATTATGTTTTCGTCGCAATGGTCCAGTACAACACGTTCCGGCGACAAGATACAACATCCTCTGAATAATCCCTACTGGTTGAGTGAGGAGTGAGGAGGTACTGGGTTTTCGGTTTCTTGTGCTTTCGTTTTGAGATGTTGCATTGCTGGCAGAGCATCCAGCGGCACTCGCAAATCGGCACTCGCAAATCGGCATTCAACCTTATTCGTGATTTAGGCTGTTTACAGGATTTATCAGGGCGACGCGTAGCAACTGGTAGCTCACGGTTGACCATGCGATGAGCAACACGGCAACGCCGGCGAGTAACAGCGTGCCCCAGCCTATTGAGATGCCATAGGAAAATTCTCCCAACCAGCCACTAATCATGATATAGCCCACCGGAGCAGCGAGAACAAAAGCGACCACAACCAAACGCGTATAATCCCTGGTGAGCAATATCAGAATATCAGACAATGAAGCCCCGAGCACTTTTCGCACGCCAATTTCCTTGGTCCGTTGCTGAGCGGTGAGTGTTGCCAATCCCAACAGCCCCATACAGGCAAGGAAAAGCGCCAGAAACGTGAAGTAGCTGAATATATTTCCCATCCGGATATCGGATTGGTATACGCGATTATAGGCATCATCAAGAAAATAAAACTGAAATGGATAGCCGGGTGAAAACGCACCTATGGTCTCCTCAAGGGAAGCCAGCGTACCCTGCACGTCTTCCCCTCTGACTTTTACCAGCAAACGGGTATACCAGTCTTGTTCGATGAAGAGTG
This genomic stretch from Bacteroidota bacterium harbors:
- the purM gene encoding phosphoribosylformylglycinamidine cyclo-ligase, yielding MTTYRDAGVDIEEGEEAVKRIKPLVRQTFTPGVLTDIGAFGGFFKLDKDSYDEPVLVSSVDGVGTKLKVAFLMDRHNTVGQDLVNHCVNDIAVCGAKPLFFLDYFSTGKLSAGTAVSLIEGFAKACKENGCALIGGETAEMPDLYAAGEYDLAGTVVGVVEKSQIIDGSNVKEGDVLIGLPSTGLHTNGYSLARKVLFNAYDVHDKPTELGGVSVGDALLAIHRSYLDIIQSLATAGLVNGLAHITGGGIPGNTARIIPDGLQATYNYDAWEVPALFKLIQQHGNVPEDDMRQAFNLGIGLVVVVAQSDVARTMDHLKAAGETGVVMGEVVKAS